One window of Microcoleus vaginatus PCC 9802 genomic DNA carries:
- the argB gene encoding acetylglutamate kinase has translation MLKQSDFVRNSDTNRVEVLSEALPYIQHFAGRTIVVKYGGAAMKDSNLKDKVVRDIVLLACVGMRPVVVHGGGPEINIWLEKLGIEPQFKDGLRVTDAATMEVVEMVLVGKVNKEIVSLINQAGGKAVGLCGKDANLIQARPDGREGIGFVGEVSGVKINILESLVNSGYIPVVSSVAADENGQSYNINADTVAGEIAAGLGAEKLILMTDTAGILEDYHNPESLIAKLDIQEARQLVESGVVSGGMIPKVNCCVRSLAQGVNGAHIIDGRIPHALLQEIFTDAGIGSMIVASEFSSANLKPK, from the coding sequence ATGCTCAAACAAAGCGATTTTGTTAGGAATTCGGACACTAATCGAGTAGAGGTGCTGTCCGAAGCACTGCCTTACATTCAACACTTTGCCGGTCGCACCATAGTCGTCAAATATGGCGGTGCGGCGATGAAAGATAGCAATCTCAAAGACAAGGTGGTTCGGGATATTGTGCTGCTAGCTTGCGTGGGGATGCGTCCGGTTGTGGTTCACGGCGGCGGCCCGGAAATTAATATTTGGCTGGAAAAATTAGGAATTGAGCCGCAATTTAAGGATGGTTTGCGGGTGACTGATGCGGCAACAATGGAAGTTGTGGAAATGGTTTTGGTGGGTAAAGTAAATAAGGAAATTGTTTCGTTAATCAACCAAGCTGGTGGCAAAGCCGTGGGACTGTGCGGCAAGGATGCCAATCTCATTCAAGCTCGTCCGGACGGTAGGGAAGGAATTGGGTTTGTAGGTGAAGTCAGCGGCGTGAAAATAAATATTTTGGAGTCCTTGGTAAACAGCGGTTATATTCCGGTGGTGTCGAGCGTGGCGGCGGATGAAAACGGCCAATCTTACAACATTAATGCTGACACGGTAGCTGGAGAAATTGCGGCTGGTTTGGGAGCGGAAAAGTTGATTTTGATGACTGATACGGCGGGAATTTTGGAGGATTATCACAACCCAGAGAGTCTGATTGCTAAGTTAGATATTCAGGAAGCGAGACAGTTGGTTGAGTCGGGAGTTGTGTCTGGGGGGATGATTCCGAAAGTTAATTGTTGTGTGCGGAGTTTGGCCCAGGGTGTGAATGGTGCTCACATTATTGATGGTAGAATTCCTCATGCTTTGCTGCAAGAAATATTTACGGATGCGGGGATTGGATCGATGATTGTGGCTTCTGAGTTTAGCAGCGCGAACTTAAAGCCTAAGTAA
- a CDS encoding dynamin family protein: protein MSSQEFQAAYNSIYDTGDRLLQYLKEFREGLATQGNESQGLQSIENEINKALKGLQDQKYQVAVIAAMKAGKSTFLNSVIGADILASETAACTICRTDVRHIKPGENPRLLEYREGQRKPVILVEGNAGEIQQTFLLRTREIREKSNPDNTIRFEIEHPIEAISKLSSLTGFTLVDTPGPNEWDSANFNTNALKQTALEALRTCNAILFILNYASYKDNAVSDLFKDVVENRKDFIAENTGKIYFILNKIDQKTERDREIAEVIKDLQLELANFGFRNPVIYPASSRQGLLAKLIQQEKATKDQTKDFKKFFSAQYATEDEEGEQTIPAPRKIAPQALADSGIPTIQETVIQRITQNSGWNLLSEVVAELDKAAKAIEDTQNTEIRGWEMGIEALREKVEDYRRRSENARANIESVKKAVEQQKQILISGFSQGINTFADEAKAQIASEIDKIAESRSANSPKPKKTQLTPQQRPNIDEKIRFVGQIVGEIGEAVLGFIPVFGKGLGKAFKFSTSLWDKLSETVPDTFNGFLSDQDDKPEKFDPYIIRCQTQTEAQKILKTINEVCAPSIESWWIDTQDQLVREGTSIREQLAATIQEDIQKISDELSNYLGDALQVRLNINPIQFPSFDFPGIDAGIQRQVEVFTRTQKITEVQKESRKKKSNSLCKGDHTYTVDVPIEKTIEVQDQLTIYQVNLRQTVEQIKQKIDDNVSGSQVLLVRVIEQQVDTDFRSAERQINDYINRFQNDFDRVLKERETKEAEAPEILARLEYQKAKLIEYLSQLSSIRQSLDSWKPVK, encoded by the coding sequence ATGTCTTCTCAAGAATTCCAAGCAGCCTACAACAGCATCTACGACACAGGCGATCGGCTCTTACAATATCTTAAAGAATTCCGAGAGGGACTCGCCACTCAGGGAAATGAAAGTCAAGGGCTACAAAGCATTGAAAATGAAATCAACAAAGCTTTAAAGGGTTTGCAAGATCAGAAGTATCAAGTAGCCGTCATAGCAGCAATGAAAGCAGGGAAAAGCACCTTCTTGAATTCTGTCATCGGTGCTGACATTCTGGCGAGTGAAACGGCAGCCTGTACCATCTGCCGTACAGATGTTCGACACATTAAACCGGGCGAAAATCCCCGACTTTTAGAGTATCGAGAAGGACAAAGAAAACCAGTCATTCTTGTTGAGGGTAACGCGGGCGAAATTCAGCAAACATTCCTGCTGCGTACCCGTGAAATTCGAGAAAAAAGCAATCCTGACAACACTATACGCTTTGAGATAGAGCATCCAATTGAAGCAATTAGCAAATTATCTTCTCTAACAGGTTTTACCCTCGTTGATACTCCCGGCCCTAATGAGTGGGATTCGGCAAATTTTAACACAAATGCACTGAAGCAGACAGCACTAGAAGCACTGCGAACCTGCAATGCCATTCTGTTTATTTTAAACTACGCTTCCTACAAAGATAATGCGGTTTCCGATTTGTTTAAGGATGTTGTCGAAAATCGCAAGGACTTCATAGCTGAGAACACGGGTAAAATTTATTTTATCCTGAATAAAATTGACCAGAAGACAGAGAGAGACAGAGAAATTGCTGAGGTCATCAAAGATTTGCAACTAGAGTTAGCTAACTTTGGTTTTCGCAATCCAGTTATCTACCCTGCTAGTTCAAGACAAGGGCTTTTAGCAAAGCTGATTCAGCAAGAAAAGGCTACAAAAGACCAAACTAAAGACTTCAAAAAATTCTTTAGCGCCCAGTATGCTACTGAAGATGAGGAAGGAGAGCAGACTATTCCTGCACCTCGAAAAATTGCGCCGCAAGCACTAGCAGATAGCGGTATCCCGACCATTCAAGAAACCGTCATTCAAAGAATTACTCAAAATTCCGGCTGGAATCTATTGAGTGAGGTTGTGGCAGAACTTGATAAAGCTGCTAAGGCAATTGAGGATACTCAGAATACAGAGATTAGGGGTTGGGAAATGGGTATTGAAGCCCTAAGAGAAAAAGTAGAAGACTACAGAAGACGTTCTGAGAATGCGAGGGCTAACATTGAATCTGTAAAGAAAGCTGTAGAGCAACAGAAGCAAATACTAATTTCAGGATTTAGTCAAGGCATTAACACATTTGCTGATGAGGCTAAAGCTCAGATAGCCAGTGAGATAGATAAAATTGCAGAGTCTCGTTCCGCCAACTCTCCAAAGCCAAAAAAAACTCAACTTACTCCCCAGCAAAGACCAAACATTGATGAAAAAATCCGTTTCGTGGGACAAATAGTGGGAGAAATTGGAGAAGCGGTATTAGGATTTATCCCTGTTTTTGGTAAGGGATTAGGTAAAGCATTCAAATTTAGCACATCTCTATGGGATAAACTGAGTGAAACTGTTCCTGACACTTTCAATGGTTTTCTCTCTGACCAAGATGATAAACCTGAAAAGTTCGATCCATACATTATCCGTTGTCAGACTCAGACTGAAGCTCAAAAAATCCTAAAAACTATTAATGAGGTTTGTGCGCCAAGTATTGAAAGTTGGTGGATAGATACTCAAGATCAGCTAGTTCGAGAGGGTACTAGCATCAGAGAGCAGTTAGCCGCGACGATTCAAGAAGATATTCAAAAAATATCTGATGAGTTGTCTAATTATTTGGGTGATGCTTTACAGGTTAGACTGAATATTAACCCCATTCAGTTTCCGAGCTTTGATTTTCCCGGCATTGATGCAGGGATTCAACGTCAAGTAGAGGTATTTACCAGGACTCAAAAGATAACTGAGGTTCAAAAGGAAAGCAGAAAAAAGAAATCAAATAGTTTATGTAAGGGCGATCACACTTACACGGTAGACGTTCCTATTGAAAAAACAATAGAAGTTCAAGACCAGCTTACTATTTATCAAGTTAACTTGCGCCAAACTGTAGAGCAAATAAAACAAAAAATTGATGACAATGTTTCGGGAAGCCAAGTGCTCCTAGTGCGGGTGATTGAGCAACAAGTTGATACTGACTTCCGAAGTGCAGAACGGCAAATCAATGATTACATCAACAGGTTTCAAAATGACTTCGATCGCGTTTTGAAGGAACGGGAAACGAAAGAAGCTGAAGCGCCGGAAATTCTAGCTCGTCTTGAGTATCAAAAAGCCAAGCTTATTGAGTACCTCAGTCAATTAAGTTCTATTCGTCAATCTCTCGATAGTTGGAAGCCAGTTAAGTAA
- a CDS encoding DNA-binding response regulator yields the protein MASKEDLFAEAAKHWDLERLYQAFAEAKRQISPRSRRGLTETEKLYLRGLLSGCSPAEIARQLFQSSKSAEVYLCKTLYQYVKKLADVPNEPVGNWRNICDRLQEAGYKTQSAPEFKINNSVPTEALVKIVGIGVIEKNTISIDINLRLEFPSTSEAPKTEDLDKDG from the coding sequence ATGGCATCGAAAGAAGACTTATTTGCCGAAGCAGCCAAACACTGGGACTTAGAAAGACTGTACCAAGCTTTTGCAGAAGCTAAACGGCAAATCTCTCCCCGATCACGAAGGGGACTAACAGAAACAGAAAAACTTTACCTGCGAGGATTGCTTTCCGGTTGCAGTCCCGCCGAAATCGCCCGCCAACTGTTTCAGAGTTCCAAAAGTGCAGAGGTTTATTTATGTAAAACTTTATACCAATATGTTAAAAAACTCGCAGATGTACCTAACGAACCTGTAGGAAATTGGCGCAATATTTGCGATCGGCTACAGGAAGCCGGATATAAAACTCAGTCTGCTCCTGAATTTAAAATAAATAATTCTGTACCTACAGAAGCATTAGTAAAAATAGTTGGTATAGGTGTGATTGAGAAAAATACAATATCAATTGATATTAACCTTCGACTAGAATTCCCCTCAACTTCAGAAGCTCCGAAAACAGAAGACTTGGATAAAGACGGTTAG
- a CDS encoding cellulose-binding protein: MSRLSIRSHNKALGFVLGLLIFVIFIPGCWALTTNIAPTAARQVDNKVAVRADVQNTSNSRSSLGVGLNGIADYSTQLPFLDAFKSSRRWITQCVSGQPNCKGEWDTDEYNLLNLDENGWVKSLPSPEDAPKYTRVSTLLLREIPNRYPSGQYIVSYEGEGAIEYTFDAKKDEAASKPGRDIINVDATQGGGIMIIITATDPKKTGNYIRNIKVVHSQDEQLYQSGEIFNPLFIDKIKKFRVLRFMDWMGTNGSEQKDWSNRPKPESVSYSYRGNVPIEVMVNLSNKVQAEPWFNIPHQATDEYMTNFAKIVKDTLDPKLKVNVEYSNEVWNWSFPQSHYALKQGKARWGDKGDAFMQWHGMRTAQMCDIWKGVFGDQKNRVVCVLGTQRAWRELGNYALDCPYWVAEGNKPCYQHGIDAYAIAGYFSGNLGGKESVSAVESWLNDADGGFGKAFKQLREGGLIPGANDSLPDVEKDFKYFLEVAQKKGLKLFVYEGGQHIVGIEGVQDNEKLTKFFMELNRRPEMYDMYTQLLNSWKQAGGTLFLHFVDVSSFTKWGSWGALEYVAQKGSPKYDALMDFIDKNPCWWDGCALEG; encoded by the coding sequence ATGTCTCGATTAAGTATCAGATCGCACAACAAAGCTCTGGGCTTTGTGCTGGGTTTATTAATTTTTGTCATTTTCATTCCCGGATGTTGGGCTTTAACAACTAATATTGCTCCCACAGCAGCACGGCAAGTAGATAACAAAGTAGCTGTGCGTGCAGATGTACAAAATACATCCAATTCTCGCTCTTCTTTAGGAGTTGGGCTTAATGGTATTGCTGACTACTCCACACAATTACCCTTTTTAGATGCTTTCAAATCTTCTAGAAGATGGATAACTCAATGCGTCAGCGGACAACCAAACTGTAAAGGTGAATGGGATACAGATGAGTATAATCTTTTAAATCTTGATGAAAATGGGTGGGTGAAGTCTCTCCCCTCGCCCGAAGATGCTCCTAAATATACTAGGGTAAGTACCCTATTACTTAGGGAAATCCCCAATCGCTATCCTTCAGGGCAATATATTGTTAGTTATGAGGGTGAAGGTGCGATCGAATATACCTTTGATGCCAAAAAAGATGAGGCTGCGTCGAAACCCGGGAGGGATATCATTAATGTGGATGCCACACAAGGCGGAGGCATAATGATTATAATTACTGCTACCGATCCCAAGAAAACAGGGAACTATATCCGCAACATTAAAGTTGTTCACTCCCAAGATGAACAGCTTTATCAAAGTGGTGAAATATTTAATCCGCTGTTTATAGACAAGATTAAAAAATTTAGAGTCTTGCGTTTTATGGACTGGATGGGGACAAATGGTTCAGAACAAAAAGACTGGTCAAACCGACCTAAACCAGAGAGTGTATCCTATTCTTACCGAGGAAATGTTCCCATAGAAGTTATGGTGAATTTATCTAACAAAGTCCAAGCAGAGCCCTGGTTTAATATCCCACATCAGGCTACAGATGAATATATGACTAACTTTGCTAAAATTGTCAAAGATACTTTAGATCCCAAGCTGAAAGTTAATGTAGAGTATTCTAATGAGGTTTGGAATTGGTCATTTCCACAGTCGCATTATGCTTTGAAACAAGGTAAAGCGAGGTGGGGAGATAAAGGCGATGCTTTTATGCAATGGCACGGAATGCGTACTGCTCAAATGTGCGATATCTGGAAAGGCGTCTTTGGGGATCAAAAGAATCGAGTTGTCTGCGTGTTAGGAACTCAAAGAGCTTGGAGAGAGTTAGGAAATTATGCTTTAGATTGTCCCTATTGGGTAGCTGAGGGCAATAAACCTTGTTATCAACACGGCATAGATGCCTATGCTATAGCGGGATATTTTAGTGGCAACTTGGGCGGGAAAGAAAGTGTCAGCGCAGTAGAATCTTGGTTGAATGACGCAGATGGCGGGTTTGGCAAAGCTTTTAAGCAATTAAGAGAGGGCGGGTTAATCCCGGGAGCCAATGATAGTTTGCCCGATGTGGAGAAGGACTTTAAGTATTTCTTAGAGGTGGCTCAAAAAAAAGGTCTCAAGTTATTTGTTTACGAGGGGGGTCAACATATTGTAGGTATTGAAGGAGTTCAGGATAACGAAAAACTGACCAAGTTTTTTATGGAATTAAATAGGCGTCCAGAAATGTATGATATGTACACTCAATTACTGAATAGTTGGAAACAAGCTGGAGGCACTCTTTTCCTGCACTTTGTGGATGTGAGTTCATTTACTAAGTGGGGAAGTTGGGGGGCTTTGGAGTATGTGGCACAAAAGGGTTCGCCTAAGTATGATGCTTTGATGGATTTTATTGATAAGAATCCTTGCTGGTGGGATGGGTGTGCTCTTGAGGGATGA
- a CDS encoding DUF948 domain-containing protein, whose translation MLLVAVSLTAVLVTLIPAVQALARAARSVEKLADTLSREFPPTLEAIRLTGLEISELTDDVSEGVQSAGEVVKQVDQSIGSAKKQAQKVQVTTRSVVSGIKAAWKTLTRKPPISGTNRRSTDRLSPSQRSALSLRDSGLEDRYSGVYGAGGSNGESPRLRGSEGSGLPGDAEDFEEVRSNDS comes from the coding sequence ATTTTGCTAGTGGCAGTTAGCCTGACTGCTGTTTTAGTGACTTTAATACCTGCGGTGCAAGCGCTGGCCAGGGCGGCCCGCAGCGTGGAAAAGCTCGCTGACACGCTTTCTCGCGAATTTCCGCCCACTTTGGAGGCGATTCGGTTGACAGGGCTGGAAATTAGCGAGTTGACCGATGATGTCAGCGAGGGAGTACAAAGTGCGGGCGAGGTTGTCAAACAGGTCGATCAAAGTATTGGTAGCGCCAAAAAGCAGGCGCAAAAGGTGCAGGTAACTACTCGCAGCGTAGTGAGTGGGATTAAGGCTGCTTGGAAAACTTTAACTCGGAAGCCGCCGATTTCTGGGACAAATCGCCGGTCAACAGATAGATTGTCGCCGAGTCAAAGAAGTGCGCTTTCGCTAAGGGATTCGGGTTTGGAGGATAGGTATTCTGGAGTTTACGGTGCGGGTGGGAGTAATGGGGAATCGCCCCGTTTGAGGGGTAGCGAGGGTTCGGGTTTGCCGGGGGATGCGGAAGATTTTGAGGAAGTGCGATCGAACGATTCTTGA
- a CDS encoding IS701 family transposase, translating into MKETTPSAMPPCFDRWCRRFDDVFSHQAQKTGFKHYLGGLLGESERKNLTQMSRDCIGVTYNRLHHFLTEAPWNAQQVNQRRLQVMQQCRQTHISRGFTLIIDDSGHRKSGNLTAGVGRQYIGEIGKTDNGVVVVTTHLYDGVKSLPLDVELYQHAHSLPQGKENPEFIKKPDIAIKLIDKCLERKERPAVVLIDAGYGNNSRFLQELEKRKLTYVGGLAKNRKVVCQIEPERQPEELKLSELAKRLPAEALSAITLNREKPRTVWVATITVEFSTMSGPKTVAIVMNAPTCSTATEVDYLVTNAASERATASWIVTTYSQRNWVEVFYREAKGWLGLKEYQIRGKRSLYRHLILVFCAYTFIIWHQLTGGLRRQWANQPLTTFTEALSAFRTAISYRFFGWLQENRDLFTLYKASLGFVWA; encoded by the coding sequence ATGAAAGAAACAACTCCTAGCGCCATGCCACCATGCTTCGATCGATGGTGTCGTCGTTTTGACGATGTTTTTAGCCATCAAGCCCAAAAAACAGGGTTTAAGCACTATTTAGGGGGATTATTGGGAGAAAGTGAGCGAAAAAACCTGACTCAGATGTCAAGAGACTGTATAGGAGTTACATACAACCGATTGCATCATTTTTTGACAGAAGCTCCTTGGAATGCCCAGCAAGTTAACCAACGACGGTTGCAGGTGATGCAGCAGTGTAGGCAGACTCATATCAGCAGAGGGTTTACTCTGATAATAGATGATTCCGGTCACAGAAAAAGTGGCAATTTAACAGCAGGAGTTGGTCGGCAATATATTGGAGAAATCGGAAAAACAGATAATGGTGTAGTAGTGGTAACTACACACTTATATGATGGAGTGAAAAGCCTACCACTTGATGTTGAATTATATCAACACGCTCATTCGTTACCTCAAGGAAAAGAAAATCCAGAATTTATTAAAAAACCCGATATAGCCATCAAACTAATTGACAAATGCTTAGAAAGGAAAGAGCGACCAGCAGTAGTTTTAATCGATGCAGGCTATGGGAATAATAGTAGATTTTTGCAGGAGTTAGAGAAAAGGAAGTTAACCTATGTAGGAGGATTAGCCAAAAATCGAAAAGTAGTCTGTCAAATAGAACCCGAGCGACAACCCGAAGAACTCAAACTCTCAGAATTAGCAAAACGTTTACCAGCAGAGGCTTTAAGTGCTATTACACTAAATCGGGAAAAGCCCAGAACTGTGTGGGTAGCAACTATCACAGTAGAATTCTCAACCATGTCCGGGCCAAAAACAGTCGCTATCGTCATGAATGCTCCGACTTGTTCTACCGCCACAGAAGTTGATTATTTAGTGACTAACGCTGCCAGTGAGCGGGCAACAGCATCATGGATAGTAACAACTTACTCCCAACGTAATTGGGTAGAAGTGTTTTACCGTGAAGCTAAAGGATGGCTAGGGTTAAAAGAATATCAAATCCGAGGAAAGAGAAGCCTTTATCGACATTTAATATTAGTATTTTGTGCTTATACTTTTATCATTTGGCATCAGTTAACAGGAGGATTGCGTCGGCAGTGGGCTAACCAACCTTTAACAACATTTACTGAAGCTTTGTCAGCTTTTAGAACAGCTATATCTTACAGGTTTTTTGGCTGGTTGCAAGAAAACAGGGACCTATTTACTTTATATAAAGCCAGTTTGGGCTTTGTTTGGGCTTAA
- a CDS encoding YtxH domain-containing protein has translation MSTKRSGLFIGGLLVGSAIGAVTGLLIAPRPGKETRQILKKSADALPELAEDLSTSVQLQADRLSETAIRNWDETLIRLKEAIAAGLEATQRERQTLSEAEAEVSPPSRPPIR, from the coding sequence ATGTCAACTAAACGTTCAGGATTATTTATTGGCGGTTTGCTTGTGGGTTCTGCGATCGGGGCCGTGACAGGGTTGCTGATAGCACCGCGACCGGGCAAGGAGACGCGACAGATATTGAAAAAATCGGCCGATGCTTTGCCGGAGTTGGCGGAGGATTTATCGACTAGCGTGCAGTTGCAGGCCGATCGACTTTCTGAAACCGCAATCCGAAATTGGGACGAAACTTTGATTAGACTCAAGGAGGCGATCGCGGCCGGTTTGGAAGCGACTCAGCGGGAACGCCAAACCCTGTCGGAAGCTGAAGCCGAAGTGAGTCCCCCGTCGCGCCCTCCCATCCGCTAA
- the msrA gene encoding peptide-methionine (S)-S-oxide reductase MsrA: MVLFGFGKKSSLPSPQEALPGRAESMSVPASHFVNGNPLKPPFPNGMETALFGLGCFWGAERKFWQQNGVFSTAVGYAAGITPNPTYNEVCSGMTGHNEVVLVVFDPKVISYETLLKVFWESHNPTQGMRQGNDSGTQYRSGIYTYSATQMQLAEASRDAYQQALTAAGYGKITTEIIDAPEFYYAESYHQQYLAKNPNGYCGLGGTKVCLPAMSQA; the protein is encoded by the coding sequence ATGGTGCTATTTGGATTTGGCAAAAAGTCGAGCCTGCCCTCTCCCCAAGAGGCATTACCGGGACGGGCAGAGTCGATGTCGGTACCGGCAAGTCACTTTGTTAACGGCAATCCGCTCAAACCTCCCTTTCCAAACGGTATGGAGACTGCCTTGTTTGGTCTGGGGTGTTTTTGGGGAGCAGAACGGAAATTTTGGCAGCAAAATGGAGTTTTTTCGACGGCTGTTGGCTACGCGGCTGGGATTACTCCGAATCCTACTTACAACGAAGTTTGCAGCGGGATGACGGGACACAATGAAGTAGTTTTGGTTGTGTTCGATCCCAAAGTAATTAGTTACGAAACGCTGCTCAAAGTTTTTTGGGAAAGTCACAATCCTACTCAAGGAATGCGTCAGGGCAATGATTCTGGTACTCAGTACCGCTCGGGAATTTACACGTATTCAGCTACCCAAATGCAGCTAGCAGAAGCTTCGCGAGATGCTTACCAGCAGGCTTTGACGGCGGCCGGTTACGGCAAGATTACCACTGAGATTATTGATGCTCCTGAGTTTTATTACGCAGAAAGCTATCATCAGCAGTATCTTGCTAAAAACCCGAACGGTTATTGCGGTTTGGGCGGTACTAAGGTTTGTTTGCCTGCTATGTCTCAGGCTTAA